Proteins encoded together in one Terriglobia bacterium window:
- a CDS encoding choice-of-anchor D domain-containing protein: MGLTWTATGDDGNVGTASYYEVRYSASAISEANWASATRAGNEPTPQVAGSPESMEVHGLDASTFYYFAVKAFDEWGNPGPLSNLASGTTLPPPTGNVDPNSVTADLLTGQQTDRTVVLSNIGTGTLDFTIPSPALGEPFSVPQDPVIYGKDQIDPRQGPPIAQGSGGPDVFGYRWTDSDEPGGPAFSWTDISGTGTAVAGVTSDDSTSAPIALGFNFPFYGTLFSSIEVCSNGWLSFTSSATSYSNQPLPNSGAPENLIAPFWDDLNPGGASLIFFQSFGNRAIIQWNNIPHYGTTEPGTYTFQAIIDQSGEITFQYLTVAGTLNSATIGIQNAAKTTALQIAFNQAYVHDNLAVRIAAIPQWLSAAPTSGRLRGGESKPIVLHMDASGLEGGHYPGTVNIMTNDPAHAVLPVSVVLHVTGAPEANVQPSALAYGDVFVGVATPQNVIVANAGTDTLVVTDITPSGPQISVTPRVFNVAPHSSQNVAVTWTPATPGAFSGSVTIQSNDSSNPSIIVPVTGNGLVAPQMVYDPTSFAQTLFTGQQANLPLTVYNTGGSSLIVNAGADLGNGDVVYASEEGALGHGGPDAFGYRWKDSDESGGPTFDFADISATGTTISFSSSDDALSAAINMGMTFPFYGSNFTQLKVGTNGFLTFDTTDTATRLTNSTLPNTSGAKFMLALLWDDLHLRSGNVKYQFDGARFIVQYTNVEKFSPSGNPMTFQVQIYPNGKILYMYKTMPTGGTYNSLTIGIQDGTKTIGLAADFNANYVHANMAIQFSRTPDWLVVTPSSATIPAGGNFVFNVKFDSTDRLGGVLNGAVVLTNNLPETKRVPAQLTVIGVPIATFAPASYAFGTQYVGYPHLTTFQLVNSGTDVLHVTDVTTNNGTLTVQAPATGQVFSQAAFDLAPGSSRVFNLSWFPTLPGALPANAAVQVHSDDPVNPIKSMPVSGTAILVPVAVWSPPSFSESLLAGDSVHRTLHLENQGGSDLTYSTDVHLTTGAVVQAYPPLDLKKEEPDPRPGILGSGGPDTFGYRWRDSDALNGPTFSWQDISGIGTPVNFTSGTRDDGNAPGIPLGFSFPFYGGAFTTVNICTNGWLSFTNSSTSLSNSPLPGTGSPENMLAVFWDDLDLRTSGNAYYYSDGSRFIVSYVAAPHYSSGGPYTFEVILYPNGRIVFQYLDMQGTLLDSATIGIQNATMDDGLTVDYNANYVHNGLAVEFQPPAGWLSVGPRTGTIPAGGFMDLDVAIDSSTLIGGDYAATVDITTNDPAHGVISVPVGLHVTGIPLVGAIPASLTFPMTYVGYHSTLPLTIKNVGTDILHLNSYSVSGDFSLSGLSTPVDIPVFGSIPVTVEFSPTTAGSLGGSISIVSNDATHNPFVIPLAGTALIAPVIEVAPASIDAVLPPNSTTTRPLTVCNTGGSDLVWQSGTNIISGGSAASYGTMDLGKDEPDPRVGILGSGGPDLFGYRWTDSDEPGGPVFNWADITGVGTPVGLNSDDQSVTGIPIGFPFKFYGNTFSTVAANSNGWLSFTSTVSSGLYSYDNQPLPTGGTSYPENLLAPFWDDMNFSSSAGSAQAFYYNDGLRFIVEYVNVPHYTGAGLTGLYTYETILYPDGKIVYQYLSMTGTLDSATIGIQNAARNDGLTVVFNSAYVHDNLAVQIASIPEWARLTPVNGTVPAGQCQDVTVSMDSTGLGHGPHDATFDFTSNDPANAHRTVTVHLAVDQKPTAVAGAPQQGECTGNLSATFTLSGSGSDPDGDPLTFLWSAPGITFDDPTSPTPTASFPLGSTVVTLVVNDGFENSDPATVTITVVDTEPPVISAISSPSVLWPPNHRMVTVNNAVIATDVCDPNPSIILTAATSNEPDDAQGGGDGTTTNDIQGAAIGTPDFQILLRAERDGQGSGRAYTMTYRASDVSGNASSTSTQVSVPHDMRDMAVEPLSLLLQDRNNTKVIWGPVEGAQSYDVVRGDLANLRVSGSNIDLGQVVCIDHATTATTTAGFEDTAVPAPGHVFFYAVQYFDGIQSSSYGSESTAKARVVLPGNGDCQ; encoded by the coding sequence ATGGGGCTGACCTGGACGGCCACCGGGGACGACGGGAACGTGGGAACCGCGAGCTACTACGAGGTGCGGTACTCGGCGTCCGCGATCAGCGAGGCCAACTGGGCCTCGGCGACGCGGGCCGGCAACGAGCCGACCCCGCAGGTCGCGGGATCTCCTGAGAGCATGGAGGTCCACGGCCTCGACGCCAGCACGTTCTACTACTTCGCCGTCAAGGCGTTCGACGAGTGGGGCAATCCCGGACCGCTCTCGAATCTCGCGTCCGGAACGACCCTGCCTCCGCCGACCGGCAACGTGGATCCGAACTCCGTCACCGCGGACCTGCTCACCGGCCAGCAGACGGACCGCACGGTGGTGCTGAGCAACATCGGCACCGGGACCCTCGACTTCACGATCCCGTCGCCGGCGCTGGGTGAACCATTCAGCGTGCCGCAGGATCCCGTCATCTACGGGAAGGACCAGATCGATCCCCGCCAAGGTCCGCCGATCGCGCAGGGCAGCGGCGGTCCGGACGTGTTCGGCTATCGCTGGACCGACAGCGACGAGCCGGGCGGTCCGGCGTTCTCGTGGACGGACATCTCTGGGACGGGGACGGCGGTCGCCGGCGTGACTAGCGACGACTCCACCAGCGCTCCGATCGCCCTGGGCTTCAACTTCCCGTTCTACGGCACGCTCTTCAGCTCGATTGAGGTCTGCTCGAACGGCTGGCTCTCGTTCACCAGCTCGGCGACCTCGTACTCCAACCAGCCGCTGCCGAATTCCGGCGCGCCCGAGAACCTGATCGCCCCGTTCTGGGACGACCTGAACCCCGGTGGCGCCAGCCTGATCTTCTTCCAGTCGTTCGGCAACCGCGCCATCATCCAGTGGAACAACATTCCGCACTACGGCACCACGGAGCCCGGCACCTACACCTTCCAGGCGATCATCGACCAGAGCGGGGAGATCACCTTCCAGTACCTGACGGTCGCCGGCACGCTCAACTCGGCGACGATCGGGATCCAGAACGCCGCCAAGACGACGGCGTTGCAAATCGCGTTCAATCAGGCGTACGTGCACGACAACCTGGCGGTGCGGATCGCGGCCATCCCGCAGTGGCTGAGCGCGGCGCCGACCTCCGGAAGACTCCGGGGCGGCGAGTCCAAGCCGATCGTCCTCCACATGGACGCATCGGGGCTCGAGGGCGGCCACTACCCGGGCACGGTCAACATCATGACCAACGACCCGGCCCACGCGGTGCTGCCCGTGAGCGTCGTGCTTCACGTCACCGGGGCGCCGGAGGCCAACGTCCAGCCCTCCGCCCTCGCCTACGGCGACGTCTTCGTCGGCGTCGCCACGCCGCAGAACGTGATCGTCGCGAACGCGGGGACCGACACCCTGGTCGTGACGGACATCACCCCGAGCGGCCCGCAGATCTCGGTGACTCCGCGGGTGTTCAACGTCGCGCCGCACAGCTCGCAGAACGTGGCCGTGACGTGGACTCCCGCGACGCCCGGCGCGTTCTCCGGATCGGTCACGATCCAGAGCAACGACTCCTCGAATCCCAGCATCATCGTTCCGGTGACGGGCAACGGCCTCGTGGCCCCGCAGATGGTCTACGACCCGACCTCGTTCGCCCAGACGCTCTTCACCGGCCAGCAGGCCAACCTTCCTCTGACCGTGTACAACACCGGCGGGTCCAGCCTGATCGTCAACGCCGGGGCCGACCTCGGCAACGGGGATGTCGTCTACGCTTCCGAGGAGGGCGCGCTGGGCCACGGCGGCCCCGACGCCTTCGGATACCGCTGGAAGGACTCCGACGAATCCGGCGGCCCGACGTTCGACTTCGCCGACATCAGCGCGACGGGGACGACGATCTCGTTCTCGAGCTCGGACGACGCGCTGAGCGCCGCGATCAACATGGGAATGACGTTTCCCTTCTACGGGAGCAACTTCACCCAGCTCAAGGTCGGCACCAACGGGTTCCTGACGTTCGACACGACCGACACCGCGACTCGCCTGACCAACTCCACTCTGCCCAACACCAGCGGCGCCAAGTTCATGCTGGCCCTGCTCTGGGACGACCTGCACCTCCGGTCGGGCAATGTCAAGTACCAGTTCGATGGCGCTCGGTTCATCGTGCAGTACACGAACGTCGAGAAGTTCTCCCCGAGCGGGAACCCCATGACGTTCCAGGTGCAGATCTACCCGAACGGCAAGATCCTCTACATGTACAAAACCATGCCCACCGGCGGCACCTACAACTCGCTCACCATCGGAATCCAGGACGGAACGAAGACCATCGGTCTCGCGGCGGACTTCAACGCAAACTACGTCCACGCGAACATGGCGATCCAGTTCAGCCGCACTCCCGACTGGCTGGTGGTGACGCCGTCGTCCGCGACCATTCCCGCCGGTGGGAACTTCGTCTTCAACGTGAAGTTCGACTCCACCGACCGGCTCGGCGGCGTGCTGAACGGCGCGGTGGTCCTCACGAACAACCTCCCCGAGACCAAGCGGGTCCCGGCGCAGCTGACGGTGATCGGTGTGCCGATCGCCACCTTCGCGCCGGCCTCGTATGCCTTCGGCACCCAGTACGTCGGGTACCCACACCTGACCACGTTCCAGCTGGTCAACTCCGGGACCGACGTGCTCCACGTGACCGACGTGACGACCAACAACGGGACGCTGACCGTGCAAGCGCCGGCGACCGGACAGGTCTTCAGCCAGGCCGCGTTCGACCTCGCGCCCGGAAGCTCGCGGGTGTTCAACCTGAGCTGGTTCCCGACGCTTCCCGGAGCGTTGCCCGCCAACGCGGCGGTCCAGGTCCACAGCGACGATCCGGTGAACCCGATCAAGTCCATGCCGGTGAGCGGCACGGCCATCCTCGTTCCGGTCGCCGTCTGGTCGCCGCCGTCGTTCAGCGAGTCCCTGCTGGCGGGCGACTCCGTCCACCGCACGCTGCACCTCGAGAACCAGGGCGGTAGCGACCTGACCTACAGCACCGACGTTCATCTCACCACCGGCGCCGTGGTCCAGGCCTACCCGCCTCTCGACCTCAAGAAGGAAGAGCCGGATCCGCGGCCGGGCATCCTCGGCTCGGGCGGACCGGACACGTTCGGCTACCGCTGGCGCGATTCCGACGCGTTGAACGGGCCGACGTTCTCCTGGCAGGACATCTCCGGCATCGGGACGCCGGTCAACTTCACCAGCGGAACCCGTGACGACGGCAACGCGCCCGGCATTCCGCTCGGCTTCAGCTTCCCGTTCTACGGCGGCGCGTTCACGACCGTGAACATCTGCACGAACGGGTGGCTGTCGTTCACCAACTCCAGCACGAGCCTCTCGAACAGCCCGCTGCCGGGCACCGGCTCCCCGGAGAACATGCTCGCCGTCTTCTGGGACGACCTGGATCTGCGCACGAGCGGCAACGCCTACTACTACAGCGACGGCAGCCGGTTCATCGTGTCGTACGTCGCGGCACCGCATTACTCGTCGGGCGGGCCGTACACGTTCGAGGTGATCCTCTATCCGAACGGCCGGATCGTCTTCCAGTACCTCGACATGCAGGGGACGCTGCTCGATTCCGCGACGATCGGCATCCAGAACGCAACGATGGATGACGGCCTGACCGTGGACTACAACGCGAACTACGTCCACAACGGGCTCGCGGTCGAGTTCCAGCCGCCCGCGGGCTGGCTGAGCGTCGGGCCGCGCACCGGGACGATCCCGGCGGGCGGGTTCATGGATCTCGACGTCGCGATCGACTCGAGCACCCTGATCGGCGGCGACTACGCGGCGACCGTCGACATCACCACCAACGACCCGGCTCACGGCGTGATCTCGGTGCCGGTGGGTCTCCACGTGACCGGCATCCCGCTCGTCGGCGCGATCCCGGCGTCGCTGACCTTCCCGATGACCTACGTCGGCTACCACAGTACGCTGCCGCTGACGATCAAGAACGTCGGGACCGACATCCTGCACCTCAACAGCTACTCGGTCTCCGGCGACTTCAGTCTCAGCGGGCTGAGCACCCCGGTCGACATTCCCGTCTTCGGCTCCATCCCGGTGACCGTCGAGTTCTCGCCGACCACCGCGGGGAGCCTCGGCGGGAGCATCAGCATCGTCAGCAACGACGCGACGCACAACCCGTTCGTGATCCCGCTCGCCGGCACCGCGCTCATCGCACCGGTGATCGAGGTCGCGCCGGCTTCCATCGACGCCGTCCTCCCGCCGAACTCCACGACGACCCGGCCCCTCACGGTGTGCAACACCGGAGGCTCGGACCTCGTCTGGCAGTCCGGGACGAACATCATCTCCGGCGGCTCGGCGGCGAGCTACGGCACGATGGATCTCGGGAAGGACGAGCCCGATCCGCGGGTCGGTATCCTCGGATCCGGTGGCCCGGACCTCTTCGGCTACCGGTGGACGGACTCCGACGAGCCGGGCGGCCCAGTCTTCAACTGGGCGGACATCACCGGCGTCGGCACCCCGGTCGGACTGAATTCCGACGACCAGAGCGTCACCGGCATCCCCATCGGGTTCCCGTTCAAGTTCTACGGGAACACCTTCTCGACCGTGGCCGCGAACTCCAACGGGTGGCTGTCGTTCACCAGCACGGTCTCGAGCGGGCTCTACTCCTATGACAACCAGCCGCTGCCGACCGGTGGCACGTCCTACCCGGAGAACCTGCTCGCCCCGTTCTGGGACGACATGAACTTCAGCTCCAGCGCGGGCAGTGCCCAGGCGTTCTACTACAACGACGGTCTCCGGTTCATCGTGGAGTACGTCAACGTGCCCCACTACACCGGCGCCGGGCTCACCGGGCTGTACACCTACGAGACGATCCTGTATCCCGACGGCAAGATCGTCTACCAGTACCTGTCGATGACGGGCACGCTCGACTCGGCCACCATCGGCATCCAGAACGCGGCCCGGAACGACGGGCTGACGGTGGTCTTCAACTCGGCCTACGTCCACGACAACCTGGCCGTTCAGATCGCGTCCATCCCCGAGTGGGCCAGGCTCACGCCGGTCAACGGAACGGTGCCGGCGGGCCAGTGCCAGGACGTGACGGTGTCGATGGATTCCACCGGCCTCGGCCACGGGCCCCACGACGCCACGTTCGACTTCACCAGCAACGACCCGGCCAACGCCCATCGGACCGTCACGGTCCACCTGGCCGTCGACCAGAAGCCCACGGCCGTGGCGGGCGCGCCGCAGCAGGGCGAGTGCACCGGGAACCTCAGCGCCACCTTCACGCTGAGCGGCTCGGGAAGCGACCCCGACGGCGATCCTCTGACGTTCCTCTGGAGCGCTCCCGGGATCACCTTCGACGATCCGACGAGCCCGACGCCCACCGCGAGCTTCCCGCTGGGATCCACGGTGGTGACGCTCGTGGTCAACGACGGCTTTGAGAACTCGGATCCCGCGACCGTGACCATCACGGTCGTGGACACAGAGCCTCCGGTCATCTCGGCGATCTCGAGCCCCAGCGTGCTCTGGCCGCCGAACCACCGGATGGTGACCGTCAACAACGCGGTGATCGCCACGGACGTCTGCGATCCGAATCCGTCGATCATCCTAACGGCCGCGACCTCGAACGAGCCCGACGACGCCCAGGGCGGTGGGGACGGCACGACCACCAACGACATCCAGGGCGCCGCGATCGGCACCCCGGACTTCCAGATCCTGCTCCGCGCCGAGCGCGACGGCCAGGGCTCGGGGCGCGCGTACACCATGACCTATCGGGCCTCGGACGTCTCGGGGAACGCCTCCAGCACGTCCACCCAGGTCTCGGTGCCGCACGACATGCGTGACATGGCGGTCGAGCCGCTGAGCCTCCTCCTGCAGGATCGGAACAACACCAAGGTGATCTGGGGCCCGGTCGAGGGTGCCCAGAGCTACGACGTGGTCCGAGGCGACCTGGCGAACCTGAGAGTTTCGGGTTCGAACATCGACCTCGGCCAGGTCGTGTGCATCGACCACGCCACCACGGCCACGACGACCGCAGGATTCGAGGACACGGCGGTTCCGGCGCCAGGGCACGTGTTCTTCTACGCCGTGCAGTACTTCGACGGCATCCAGAGCAGCTCCTACGGATCGGAATCGACCGCGAAGGCCCGCGTGGTCCTGCCTGGCAACGGAGACTGCCAGTAG
- a CDS encoding methylated-DNA--[protein]-cysteine S-methyltransferase, translating to MYRALVRKDPEYDGVFFTGVRTTGIFCRSVCTARKPKRENVVFFAGAREALLAGYRPCRVCHPLDARGAPPEGIKAILDEIEAEPALRLRDAEIRARGVDPVALRRWFKKHHGFTFQSYLRALRVGAAFGRIAHGDRTIDAAFAAGWESTSAFSDAFKRIAGIVPSGARDGALVKVTRIPTLLGPMVAGATAKGICLLEFADRRMLPTQLDRVRRRFGAAILPGTSPFFERLADEVERYFGGALTSFTVPLDAAGTEFQQKVWAMLRTIPYGETRSYGEQARLIGMPDAVRAVARANGDNRIAIVIPCHRVVGADGNLTGYGGGLWRKRWLLEMERGQRTL from the coding sequence ATGTATCGCGCCCTGGTGCGGAAGGACCCGGAGTACGACGGGGTCTTCTTCACCGGCGTCCGGACGACGGGGATCTTCTGCCGCTCCGTCTGTACCGCCCGAAAGCCGAAACGGGAGAACGTGGTCTTCTTCGCGGGCGCGCGGGAGGCGCTCCTGGCGGGCTACCGGCCCTGCCGCGTCTGCCACCCGCTCGACGCCCGCGGTGCGCCGCCGGAGGGGATCAAGGCGATCCTCGACGAGATCGAGGCCGAGCCCGCGCTTCGTCTCAGGGACGCCGAGATCCGTGCGCGCGGCGTCGATCCGGTCGCCCTCAGGCGCTGGTTCAAGAAACACCACGGCTTCACGTTCCAGTCCTACCTCCGCGCGCTACGGGTCGGCGCGGCGTTCGGGAGGATCGCCCACGGCGACCGGACGATCGACGCGGCATTCGCGGCGGGATGGGAATCGACGAGCGCCTTCAGCGACGCCTTCAAGAGAATCGCCGGCATCGTGCCTTCCGGGGCCCGCGACGGAGCGCTCGTCAAAGTGACGAGGATCCCGACGCTGCTGGGCCCGATGGTGGCCGGCGCGACCGCGAAGGGGATCTGTCTCCTGGAATTCGCCGACCGGCGCATGCTGCCGACGCAGCTCGACCGCGTGCGGCGGCGCTTCGGCGCGGCGATCCTCCCCGGGACCAGCCCGTTCTTCGAGCGCCTCGCGGACGAGGTGGAGCGGTACTTCGGCGGGGCGCTCACGTCTTTCACCGTTCCGCTGGACGCCGCCGGGACGGAGTTCCAGCAGAAGGTCTGGGCGATGCTCCGGACCATCCCCTACGGCGAGACCCGGTCCTACGGAGAGCAGGCCCGGCTGATCGGAATGCCCGACGCCGTGCGCGCGGTGGCCCGCGCCAATGGCGACAACCGCATCGCGATCGTCATCCCGTGCCACCGTGTCGTGGGGGCCGACGGCAACCTAACGGGGTACGGCGGCGGCCTGTGGCGGAAGAGGTGGCTGCTGGAGATGGAGCGGGGACAGCGGACACTGTGA
- a CDS encoding zinc ribbon domain-containing protein, translating to MPIYEYRCRACGEHFEKIVMSASARPACPACDSRKLDRVPSAFGIGGGGDSAAHAGGGGGCSGCKRGSCSTCH from the coding sequence ATGCCGATCTACGAGTACCGGTGCCGCGCGTGCGGCGAGCACTTCGAGAAGATCGTGATGAGCGCGTCCGCTCGCCCGGCATGCCCCGCGTGCGACAGCCGGAAGCTCGATCGCGTCCCCTCCGCGTTCGGAATCGGCGGCGGCGGGGATTCCGCCGCCCACGCCGGCGGCGGCGGAGGCTGCTCCGGCTGCAAGCGCGGCTCCTGCTCTACCTGCCACTGA
- a CDS encoding energy transducer TonB gives MRKQLVVSLAVGVLLVPALAAEPGRPVPAGEVLRPSPQEWCPEGAVPSPDNDCITLPVLLYAGSPPYPELAMRGRITGRVEVEAVIAASGKVTEVRVIKPNRIFTEVAVAAVKLRMYKPAYRRGEPVAVCVPIEVRFDLAPPGWRPAPGTSPGGPDVVLVTPWGLQPPIVGNQQRPPTGRDTQGPRK, from the coding sequence ATGCGGAAGCAACTGGTTGTGTCCCTTGCAGTCGGCGTGCTTCTCGTCCCGGCCCTGGCGGCAGAACCCGGGCGGCCCGTCCCGGCCGGGGAAGTGCTCCGACCCTCACCCCAGGAGTGGTGCCCCGAAGGGGCCGTGCCGAGCCCGGACAACGACTGCATCACCCTCCCCGTGCTGCTCTACGCGGGCTCTCCGCCGTACCCGGAGCTGGCCATGAGAGGCCGCATCACCGGGAGAGTGGAGGTGGAGGCGGTGATCGCCGCGAGCGGGAAGGTGACGGAGGTTCGAGTCATCAAGCCCAACCGGATCTTCACCGAGGTTGCCGTGGCAGCCGTCAAGCTGAGGATGTACAAGCCGGCCTACCGGCGAGGCGAGCCGGTGGCGGTCTGCGTCCCGATCGAGGTCCGATTCGACCTGGCTCCCCCGGGATGGCGGCCCGCGCCGGGGACGTCGCCCGGAGGACCCGATGTCGTCCTCGTGACGCCGTGGGGCCTGCAGCCCCCGATCGTCGGCAACCAGCAGCGGCCGCCGACCGGCCGCGACACGCAAGGCCCGAGGAAGTGA
- a CDS encoding S1 RNA-binding domain-containing protein, with translation MPRDDERPDPNPPLGDEDFASMLEDTLKPRSFEEGQTVEGVVVAVTDDVAFIDIGGKGEATIDLGELKGDDGELEVEIGDRIAALVVSTEGGLKLSRRLARGAALRQQLADAFRAGLPVEGKVDRAIKGGYEVKIAGQRAFCPISQMDTAFTADPSVHEGKVYTFRIVEYREGGKNLVVSRRALLEEEEREKADEVRLSAVPGAVLRGRIVSVREYGAFVDLGGGVQGLLHVSEMGWSRVSNPADVVAPGDEITVKVLRVDDAKKQIALGLKQLGADPWTTVDERYAAGQVSEGRVTRIATFGAFVELEPGIEALAHVSTFPPTGTADGWKASVPPGTLGAFEILSVDVDRKRIGVAMLEAGSSRAAEAKPKPEIVAGARIKGKVERLEKFGVFVFLAPGRTGLIPLGETGVEKEADLRRAFPVGGEVEVAVVEVDAATRRIRLSRRAVLEAEEKSEAKEYADRQEGPQGEAFGASLADKLRAALGK, from the coding sequence ATGCCCCGAGACGACGAGCGCCCCGACCCGAACCCGCCCTTGGGCGACGAGGACTTCGCGTCGATGCTGGAGGACACCCTCAAGCCGAGGTCCTTCGAGGAGGGGCAGACGGTCGAGGGGGTCGTCGTGGCGGTCACCGACGACGTGGCGTTCATCGACATCGGCGGAAAGGGCGAGGCGACCATCGACCTCGGCGAGCTCAAGGGCGACGACGGCGAGCTCGAAGTGGAGATCGGGGACCGGATCGCGGCCCTGGTGGTGTCGACCGAGGGAGGCCTCAAGCTGTCGCGCCGGCTGGCCCGCGGCGCGGCGTTGAGGCAGCAGCTCGCCGACGCCTTCCGCGCCGGGCTTCCGGTGGAGGGGAAGGTCGACCGGGCGATCAAGGGCGGTTACGAGGTCAAGATCGCGGGACAGCGCGCGTTCTGCCCGATCTCGCAGATGGACACCGCGTTCACGGCCGACCCGTCCGTGCACGAGGGGAAGGTCTACACGTTCCGGATCGTCGAATACCGGGAGGGCGGCAAGAACTTGGTCGTGTCCCGGCGCGCGCTCCTCGAGGAGGAGGAGCGCGAGAAGGCCGACGAGGTGCGGCTCTCCGCCGTCCCGGGCGCGGTGCTCCGCGGTCGGATCGTGTCGGTGCGTGAGTACGGCGCGTTCGTGGATCTCGGCGGCGGCGTCCAGGGGCTGCTCCACGTGTCGGAGATGGGGTGGTCGCGCGTATCGAATCCCGCCGACGTGGTCGCACCCGGCGACGAGATCACGGTCAAGGTCCTGCGCGTGGACGACGCGAAGAAGCAGATCGCCCTCGGCCTCAAGCAGCTCGGGGCCGATCCGTGGACGACGGTGGATGAGCGCTACGCGGCCGGCCAGGTGAGCGAGGGCCGCGTGACCCGGATCGCGACCTTCGGCGCGTTCGTCGAGCTGGAGCCGGGGATCGAGGCGCTGGCGCACGTCTCGACGTTTCCGCCCACCGGGACCGCGGACGGCTGGAAGGCCTCGGTCCCGCCGGGGACCCTCGGTGCCTTCGAGATCCTGAGCGTGGACGTCGACCGGAAGCGGATCGGCGTCGCGATGCTCGAGGCGGGCTCCTCGCGGGCCGCGGAGGCGAAGCCGAAGCCGGAGATCGTCGCGGGCGCTCGCATCAAGGGAAAGGTGGAGCGGCTCGAGAAATTCGGCGTGTTCGTGTTCCTCGCTCCGGGCCGCACCGGCCTCATCCCTCTCGGCGAGACCGGGGTCGAGAAGGAGGCGGACCTCAGGAGAGCGTTCCCCGTCGGCGGGGAGGTCGAAGTGGCCGTCGTCGAGGTGGACGCCGCGACTCGCCGGATACGCCTGAGCCGCCGGGCGGTACTGGAGGCCGAGGAGAAGAGCGAGGCGAAGGAATACGCGGACCGGCAGGAGGGCCCGCAGGGCGAGGCCTTCGGCGCCTCGCTCGCCGACAAGCTCCGCGCGGCACTCGGAAAGTAA
- a CDS encoding RNA polymerase sigma factor, giving the protein MAGPSSTELDLLSAAREGRQESGRRLMAEHGPSMVRTARNVLGRYGGSEAEDVVQEAFIAALTTTALPTGDLGAWLRAVTARKALDWLRRARRRREAPLVEPDDATGRLGVEGGTSSRIDVLAVREGLGRLSPADRAVLTLVDLEGWSMTDAARALGLTSVAVRIRAVRARRKLGRVLRAGRGPDGMPPGKGGAGS; this is encoded by the coding sequence GTGGCCGGACCCTCCAGCACGGAACTCGATCTCCTCTCCGCCGCGAGGGAGGGCCGCCAGGAATCGGGCCGGCGTCTGATGGCGGAGCACGGTCCCTCGATGGTCCGGACCGCGCGCAACGTGCTGGGGCGGTACGGCGGCAGCGAGGCCGAGGACGTGGTGCAGGAAGCCTTCATCGCCGCGCTCACGACGACGGCTCTTCCGACCGGTGACCTCGGAGCCTGGCTCCGCGCGGTCACCGCCCGCAAGGCGCTCGATTGGCTGCGGCGCGCGCGCCGGCGGAGAGAAGCGCCGCTCGTCGAGCCGGACGACGCGACGGGCCGGCTCGGAGTGGAAGGCGGGACGTCTTCGCGGATCGACGTGCTGGCCGTCCGCGAAGGGCTCGGTCGCCTGTCGCCGGCGGATCGAGCGGTGCTCACGCTGGTGGATCTCGAGGGTTGGTCGATGACCGACGCGGCCCGCGCGCTCGGCCTGACGTCGGTGGCGGTGAGAATCAGGGCGGTCCGGGCCCGTCGCAAGCTGGGCCGTGTGCTGCGCGCGGGCCGCGGCCCCGATGGGATGCCGCCGGGAAAGGGGGGTGCCGGGTCATGA
- a CDS encoding periplasmic heavy metal sensor — translation MNRIRLGGWTLGVAVAALSLVAAMAQAPGGRAWKGNGRGGGEGLVERMARQLDLTADQRSAIRGIGAKYFGGALGDDRDALRQARRNLEALVRDPAATDEQVKDAVNAVSAQAALVALEGHHMAVEISAVLTPEQRQKAAALRGRRHAGKGSPPPEDPAEM, via the coding sequence ATGAACAGAATCAGGCTCGGCGGCTGGACTCTCGGCGTCGCAGTGGCGGCGTTGAGCCTCGTCGCCGCGATGGCCCAGGCCCCCGGAGGCCGCGCATGGAAGGGAAACGGTCGCGGTGGTGGTGAAGGCCTGGTCGAGAGGATGGCGAGGCAACTCGACCTCACGGCGGATCAGCGCTCGGCCATCCGCGGAATCGGCGCGAAGTACTTCGGAGGCGCGCTGGGCGACGACCGCGATGCGCTGCGCCAGGCGCGGCGGAATCTCGAAGCTCTGGTGCGCGACCCTGCGGCGACCGACGAACAGGTCAAGGATGCCGTCAACGCGGTCTCGGCCCAGGCGGCGCTGGTCGCGCTCGAGGGGCACCACATGGCGGTGGAGATCTCGGCGGTGCTGACCCCCGAGCAGCGGCAGAAGGCCGCCGCACTCCGCGGCCGGCGGCACGCCGGGAAGGGGAGTCCTCCTCCCGAGGATCCCGCCGAGATGTGA
- a CDS encoding DUF5668 domain-containing protein yields the protein MEMEERYRPRRQILWGLFLLALGGVLLLDRTGLVHIPSIWRFWPSALLVMGVCQIFEGRLGSGAMLVLMALAFFAAEFGWAGLAYHTFWPLLLVAVGVGIVIKAISREDERPAGDDSPWLVGISRRGRRERRAREEASHE from the coding sequence ATGGAAATGGAAGAACGATACCGGCCCCGCCGGCAGATCCTGTGGGGGCTCTTTCTCCTGGCGCTGGGCGGCGTCCTGCTGCTCGACAGGACGGGGCTTGTCCATATCCCCTCGATCTGGCGCTTCTGGCCGTCCGCCCTGCTCGTGATGGGCGTTTGCCAGATTTTCGAGGGGCGGTTGGGGTCCGGCGCGATGCTGGTCCTCATGGCCCTGGCGTTCTTCGCTGCCGAGTTCGGCTGGGCCGGGCTCGCCTACCACACGTTCTGGCCGCTCCTGCTCGTGGCCGTCGGCGTCGGGATCGTGATCAAGGCGATCAGCCGAGAGGATGAACGGCCCGCGGGCGACGACTCCCCCTGGCTCGTGGGGATTTCGCGCCGGGGTCGTCGCGAGCGGCGCGCGCGCGAGGAGGCCTCCCATGAATGA